From Vigna unguiculata cultivar IT97K-499-35 chromosome 5, ASM411807v1, whole genome shotgun sequence, the proteins below share one genomic window:
- the LOC114185582 gene encoding uncharacterized CRM domain-containing protein At3g25440, chloroplastic-like has translation MTFYSKLISELGRGPLATNKLPRDRLFWLCCLVEHAPSIVSSHTKTSYSRSFGPYNHKCMHQRIYRTLRNVSGDPSLFCRSGFLLMQQSNIFGRQGILGSWLPARYISNESVELKTDNDVVRFSLDKSDDINSTEKSQKNKKVKMSKKAKVNELRFYRLKAKKKMNSPNPEVRIRYKLEKAKRKEAWLIEKLRKYDVPKPPPETFDPEILTEEERHYLKRTGDKKKHYVPVGRRGVFGGVVLNMHLHWKNHETVKVICKPCRPGQVHEYAEELARLSKGIVIDIKPNNTIIFYRGKNYAQPEVMSPPNTLSKAKALEKYRFGQSLEHTSHFIERLEKELEEYHQHLVKFGKGKEDTTTQDLFCQGLEKRDSNFAGRQMSHK, from the exons AGATCGCTTATTCTGGTTATGCTGTCTAGTTGAACATGCTCCGAGTATTGTGTCATCCCATACCAAGACTTCATATTCCAGGTCCTTTGGACCTTACAATCACAAGTGCATGCATCAAAGAATTTACAGAACACTGAGGAATGTTTCAGGAGATCCCTCCTTGTTTTGTCGGTCAGGTTTTCTTTTAATGCAGCAATCAAATATCTTTGGAAGACAAGGTATTCTGGGAAGCTGGCTTCCTGCCAGATACATAAGTAATGAATCAGTTGAGCTGAAGACTGACAATGATGTTGTAAGGTTCTCTCTGGACAAGTCCGATGATATTAATTCTACAGAAAAGAGCCAGAAgaacaaaaaagttaaaatgtcTAAAAAAGCTAAAGTGAACGAGCTTAGGTTCTATCGTTTGAAGgctaagaaaaaaatgaattccCCAAATCCAGAAGTTAGAATTAGATATAAGCTTGAAAAG GCCAAGCGGAAGGAAGCTTGGTTGATTGAGAAGCTGAGAAAATATGATGTACCAAAACCCCCTCCAGAAACATTTGATCCTGAAATATTAACTGAGGAGGAAAGGCATTACCTGAAGCGCACAGGTGACAAAAAGAAACATTATGTTCCAGTCGGGAGACGGGGAGTATTTGGTGGGGTAGTTCTTAATATGCATCTTCACTGGAAGAATCATGAAACAGTAAAGGTTATCTGCAAGCCTTGCAGACCAGGACAAGTGCATGAATATGCTGAAGAGCTTGCTCGACTGAGCAAAGGCATTGTGATTGACATCAAGCCAAATAATACCATCATTTTTTACCGTGGAAAGAACTACGCACAACCGGAAGTAATGTCTCCTCCAAATACATTATCAAAAGCAAAG GCCTTGGAAAAATATAGGTTTGGACAATCCCTTGAGCATACTAGTCATTTCATTGAAAGGTTGGAGAAAGAGCTTGAAGAGTATCATCAGCACCTTGTAAAGTTTGGGAAAGGGAAAGAGGATACCACCACTCAAGAT TTATTTTGTCAGGGATTGGAGAAGCGTGACTCTAATTTTGCTGGACGCCAAATGTCGCATAAATGA